The genomic region AGATCCCGGTAGACGGTCCGGCGGCTCATGCGGTAGAGCGAGGCGATCTCATCCACTGTGATCCCGTGCCGGCTCGAAATGGTCCTGACGAGATCACCCAACCGGGCCGATAGCCTGATCGCTGGTGTGTCTCGACTGCGGACCGCCTTGGGTGGCTTCGCCTTCGGAGGGCGACCGGGCCCCCGGCGAAAGCGCCGCTTTGGCCTCCCCAGCATGTTGCTCAGTTCCTCCGGCTGGATCCGGTTCCACCGGAACCGGTCAGAAGCGCCACTGCGAATGCAGCAATGCCTTCATTACGGCCAATGGCACCCAGTCCCTCATTGGTAGTCGCCTTGATGCCGATCTGTGACGGCACAAGGCCCATTTCAGCAGCCATGACCCGTGCCATTTCCGGTGCGTGTTTCATCACCCTGGGTTTTTCCCCGACGAGTGTCGAGTCCACGTTGACGATCTCCCAGCCTTCGGCGCGAACCCGGCGGCAGACTTCCTGTAGCATGACAAGGCTCGATACATCCTTCCATTTCGCATCGGTATTGGGGAACAGTTGGCCAATGTCCCCTAGGCTCGCCGCGCCAAGAAGCGCATCCATGATCGCATGGATGAGCACGTCGGCATCGGAATGACCATCAGGACCAACATCGGACGGAATTTCCACGCCACCCAGTACACAGCGACGTCCAGCCGTAAGCCGGTGAATGTCATAGCCATGTCCGATCCGGAGTTTCGTCATTCTCCCGGTCAGGCCGGAACCTCCGCAAGCTTCACCAGGTCCCCGCGTACCAAAGCTTCAGCAACGGCAAGGTCTTCTGGTGTCGTGATCTTGATGTTTTCCACATTACCTGCGACCAGTTTCACGGTCCTGCCCATCCATTCAAGGAGCTGGCAGTCGTCGGTACCGGGAGTTTCGCGAGTGGCGGCCCGTTCATGGGCCTTCTTTATCCATTCGGCGCGAAATACCTGCGGTGTCTGGACAGTCCATAAAGGCGCTCGATCAACTGTCTCCATGATGATGTCCGGTGATGCCGGTCCGACCTTTTTCACCGTCTCGCGCATCTTGATCCCAACTGTTGATGCGCCACTCTCGCCGGCACTTTTCACTGCCGCCTGTACCGCCGCCGGTGAAACGAGAGGCCTTACCGCATCGTGAACCAGGATCAGATCGCTATCCTCTGCTTCAGGAAGAGCCTGGATTCCCTTGTAAACCGAATGCTGACGTTCGGTTCCGCCCGGAACTACTTTGGTGTTGCCCCGCCATTGCGCCGGAATAAGGGCACTCACCAGTTCAAGATCGGCCGCCGGAGCTACAACCACAGTATTCACCGGGTGTACACTCTCACGGATGCGGCCTATTGAGCGGAGCAGAATGGGCCGTCCTCCGAGTTCCAGGTACTGTTTTCGGACCGGTCCCCCGAACCTCACTCCGGAACCCCCGGCCACAATAACGGCGAATAAACGCATGGCGACAAGGAGAGTAGCAGCGGTTTCGCCCGGACCAAAACGGACACATCACCCCCGCAAAAACCACGGCCCCGTTACCGGGGCCGCAGATATTTCAGATTGCATGGCGCCCGGGCGCCGACGTGTTTACGCCTGCGCGGCGTGAACGGTGCGACGGGCACGGGTCTGCTGGATCGGAATCTTCGCCTTGGCCGGACGCTTCACACCCTCGGTAGAAGCGCGCTGGGCGGTCTTTTCGAGTATCTTGTCCACTTCGCCCAGGATATCGGCCTCTGCCTTCTTCTTCGCAATGGCGAGTTCATGCACCAGCAGCGAGCGCGCCTCATCAAGCATCTTGCGCTCGCCGAAGGAAAGGTCTTTTTCGATTTTCATGATGCACAGGTCCCGCAGAACTTCGGCGATCTGGAAAACCGAACCGGTCTTGATCTTGTCACTGTATTCACGATACCGCCGATTCCAGGTCTGCGTATCGACCGAGATCTCCCGCTCCTTGAGGATCTTGAACACGCGGTTCACCTGGGCCGAATCGATCACTTTGCGCAGTCCCACCGTTACCACGTTGTCCACCGGAATCATCACGGTCATCTCGCTCTTCAGAATCCGGAGAATGAAAAAACGCATGCGGTTACCGGCAATTTCACGCTCTTCAAGCCGCTCGATCTGGCCTACGCCATGACCGGGGTACACTGCCAGATCCTTTACCTTGAAAGCTTCGCCCATAGCACTTCTCTTTCCTTCAGGTCCTCACCACCCGTATTTTCATCCGCTGTGGCCTTCGCCACCGGCTAAAAAAGCCCCTCAGGTCATACTGAACCAGTAGTCCCGCCGGGAGTTATTTAAGCCAGTCTCATGCCGCCCGCAGAGAAAATACGCCAGAGGAAGATTTACACGGCCTAGGTCGGCTTTCAGAGCCTAGTCGACCAGATTCCGCGTAGCTGGGCGCATTTTTACCATTTGGGTGCTGAAAAGTCAATCAAAGGATGATCGCGGGCCCGCCAGCGGCACTATGCCGCAGCCATTTTGGAAATGGAATAACCCATTGATATTACTTCATTTTTATTTGCATCCCTAGTCACTGTTACATGCAGGAAACTCGCTGCCGCATGGTGTCAATGAGCCATCGGGTTGAGTTGTCAAATCGGTGTAAAGCGCCACCTAACTTGGCAGCGCCCTTTCACCTAATTTGGCAGCGCCCCCGAATCACCTAATTTGGCAGCGCCCCTCCTGAGTTTGATGGTCCACATCACTTTGCCTTGGCGGCGCCATCTTCTTCATCTTCTTCCCACCACTTCCGTCCGGTGGCCCGGTCCGCCGTGGCGGGATCCGAGTCCGGGCACCGTGAGAAGCCCATGCTTTTGTGGAAATCCGTGCCGCCTGGGTAGACCTGAACCGCCACGCCGGTCGAGACGCCCCAGTCGGCCAGTTTCATGCAAATTACGGTCGCCAATCCATCCTTGCGGCCGGGGCCCCATAATGCCCATACATCCCATCTCAGCTCCACAAGGAGCTGCGACAGGTTCTCGATCCAGCGGTAGTTCACGACATCCTCGTCCGCCGCGATCTCCTTCAGTGCCTTGGCGAGGAGATCTTTCCGGCCCTTAAACGGGGCTGGCTCGTAAGGACCCCGCACGGGTTTTTCACCCTCCGGTGCCACCGCTTGGGGTGGCTCGGACACCGGTTCTGGCGGCGGTTTCACTGGGGCTTTAACGGCCGTTTGAACGGCGGGCGGCCTGCCAGCAGACGGGGTGGACGGGTCGGTACAGTTCATCACGACCTGTAGAGAGATCGCCGCAGCCCCGATTCCGAGCAGCACCCGCGGCACCATTGGCGATTTTGGCGGATCCGGTTCCATGCACCTCACCTTATCACCCACGCTCCATTCCTACCAGTTCAGGAACACCAGCTCGGTGGCCTTCTTGTTGTGGCCGGACGACGCCCCGGTGGTATAGGTGATCTTTACCCGCCTGCGGCGGAAGGCCCCGAACACCTCGCGCATCTCGGGAATGTCGCTCACGCTCAGGACCGCCTTGCCCTTGATACCGGCCAGCAGGCTCGCCATCTCCCTGAACTGTTCCAGAGCGAAGGGGGCACCGTATTCCGCATATCCCAGGTAGGGCGGGTCCAGGTAGAACAGCGTGTGAGGCTTGTCGTAACGCTTCAGGCACTCGGCCCAGTCGAGCGACTCGATGGTCACCCGGTTCAGCCGGAGGTGCGCGGCCGACAGTTCCTCCTCGATCCGGAGCAGATTCAGGCGCGGTGGACGGTAGGTCCCCGGCGCGAACGTCCGCGACGTCGGTATCCCGCTGAACACATGCTTCTGTATGTAGTAGAACCGCGCCGCCCGCTGGATGTCGGTCAGCGTCCCCGGCGGTGTCTCCAGCGACCACTCGAACAGCTTCCGGCTGGTCAGCGCCCACCGGAACTGTCTCACGAACTCCTCCAGGTGGTGCTTCACCACCCGGTAGAGGTTGACGAGCTCGCCGTTCAGGTCGTTCAGGACTTCCACCTTCGACGGCTCCTTCAGGAAAAAAGCCCGGCCGCGCCGGCGAAAGGCTCCACGTAGCAGCTATGCTCCGGGAACAGGGGGAGGATCTGTGGCGCGAGACGGCGCTTGCCGCCGAACCACGGTACGACCGGTTTGCTCATGAGCGTTCCTTTTGGCTAGAGCAGTCCCGCCGCGTACGTGGCGGGACGCCTTCGCCCGAAGCTCACGGTCTCGTTTACCGTGGGTCAGGGGGCCGGGCGGTGCGCTGCATACGCACCTCCCCGGCCGCGTCCTCTTTCATCAGCACGCCCCGCCGTCCCCGCCGTCATCCCACTTGTGCAGCACGAACCCGGTGGCGAAGAGCGCCGCCAGCGCCAGCAGGCACAGGAGAAACCACGGGTCGTGGAACGGCGGCACCTGCATCAGCTTTTCTTACCGCCGCTCTCCGGATCCCGGCCCGCCACTTTCGCGGACCTCCTGCTCTCGCGGGCCGAGCGCGTGGCCGCCTCTAGCGCCTTGCGGATACGGCCCGGCTCGATGACCGGCCGGGCAGCTGCCCTCGCGGGCCGCTTCCGGGGCTTCAGGCCCAGTTCGGCGAACTGCTTCAAATCAATCGGTTTCATGGTTCCTCCGGTGGGGGAGCCACATACGGCCCCTTCTTCACGATCATCAGGTTGCGCCGCCTGACGATCCACGCCTCGTCGTCGGTCTTCTCGCACATGACGGCCAGCACGTCGCCGGCGGCGACCATAACGCCGGCGGCGGTGAACACGTTGGTGGCCGGCTCGCCGTCAACAGCCAGCCCGGAGACCGTCTTGTGTTCGGTCGCTGTCATCAGATCATCGATGGTGGCCACGGTGTAGGTCAGTCCACCCGCCGCCGCCTCCGGTGCCGTCTCGTGCGCCGAGAAC from Deltaproteobacteria bacterium harbors:
- the ispF gene encoding 2-C-methyl-D-erythritol 2,4-cyclodiphosphate synthase, translating into MTKLRIGHGYDIHRLTAGRRCVLGGVEIPSDVGPDGHSDADVLIHAIMDALLGAASLGDIGQLFPNTDAKWKDVSSLVMLQEVCRRVRAEGWEIVNVDSTLVGEKPRVMKHAPEMARVMAAEMGLVPSQIGIKATTNEGLGAIGRNEGIAAFAVALLTGSGGTGSSRRN
- the ispD gene encoding 2-C-methyl-D-erythritol 4-phosphate cytidylyltransferase, which gives rise to MRLFAVIVAGGSGVRFGGPVRKQYLELGGRPILLRSIGRIRESVHPVNTVVVAPAADLELVSALIPAQWRGNTKVVPGGTERQHSVYKGIQALPEAEDSDLILVHDAVRPLVSPAAVQAAVKSAGESGASTVGIKMRETVKKVGPASPDIIMETVDRAPLWTVQTPQVFRAEWIKKAHERAATRETPGTDDCQLLEWMGRTVKLVAGNVENIKITTPEDLAVAEALVRGDLVKLAEVPA
- a CDS encoding CarD family transcriptional regulator — encoded protein: MGEAFKVKDLAVYPGHGVGQIERLEEREIAGNRMRFFILRILKSEMTVMIPVDNVVTVGLRKVIDSAQVNRVFKILKEREISVDTQTWNRRYREYSDKIKTGSVFQIAEVLRDLCIMKIEKDLSFGERKMLDEARSLLVHELAIAKKKAEADILGEVDKILEKTAQRASTEGVKRPAKAKIPIQQTRARRTVHAAQA